A genomic stretch from Pseudoliparis swirei isolate HS2019 ecotype Mariana Trench chromosome 18, NWPU_hadal_v1, whole genome shotgun sequence includes:
- the LOC130208428 gene encoding potassium channel subfamily K member 15-like, whose translation MKTQNIRTLSLILSIVCYLLIGAAVFDALESDSESSRKRALEQRLRELKRKYGFTEEDYGDVERVVLQSEPHRAGRQWKFAGSFYFAITVITTIGYGHAAPRTDAGKAFCMFYAVLGIPLTLVMFQSLGERINTAVRYLLRRAKRCLGLRKTEVSMGNMVLVGLLLCVGTLCIGAAAFSRFEDWTFFNAYYYCFVTLTTIGFGDFVALQKTNALQKRPPYVAFSFMYILVGLTVIGAFLNLVVLRFLTVNAEEPGGRAEAGAEEEEEEERGTRPKVAPSGAEAETAADLSEPCAPLGALFSRVCCCCGPDIYERPSTPRGGRCNPVFYNSISYRVDHASCSSRGASSHASPSSGALFLGENDPHARRKSL comes from the exons ATGAAGACGCAGAACATCAGgaccctctctctcatcctctccatcGTGTGCTACCTGCTCATCGGAGCCGCCGTGTTTGACGCGCTGGAGTCGGACAGCGAGAGCTCGAGGAAACGTGCTCTGGAGCAGAGGCTGCGCGAGCTGAAGCGCAAGTACGGCTTCACGGAGGAGGACTACGGGGACGTGGAGCGGGTGGTGCTCCAGTCCGAGCCGCACCGAGCCGGGAGGCAGTGGAAGTTCGCCGGCTCTTTTTATTTTGCCATCACTGTTATCACAACAATCG GTTATGGCCACGCTGCTCCACGCACTGACGCTGGCAAGGCCTTCTGTATGTTTTACGCAGTCTTGGGCATCCCTCTGACGCTGGTCATGTTCCAGAGCCTGGGCGAGAGGATCAACACGGCTGTCCGATACCTCCTGCGCCGGGCCAAGCGGTGCCTGGGATTACGCAAGACGGAGGTCTCCATGGGGAACATGGTCCTGGTGGGTCTGCTGCTGTGCGTGGGCACCTTGTGCATCGGAGCTGCGGCTTTCTCCCGCTTCGAGGACTGGACCTTCTTTAACGCCTACTACTACTGCTTCGTCACCCTCACCACCATCGGGTTTGGGGATTTCGTGGCCCTGCAGAAGACCAACGCGCTCCAAAAGCGACCCCCCTACGTGGCGTTCAGCTTCATGTACATCCTGGTCGGGCTGACGGTCATCGGGGCCTTTCTCAACCTGGTGGTCCTCCGGTTTCTCACCGTCAACGCCGAGGAGCCCGGCGGAAGGGCCGAAGccggggcggaggaggaggaggaggaggagcgagggaCCCGGCCGAAGGTCGCGCCGTCGGGGGCCGAGGCGGAAACCGCCGCTGAC CTCTCGGAACCCTGCGCCCCCCTCGGGGCTTTGTTCTCACGCGTGTGCTGTTGTTGCGGCCCGGACATTTACGAGAGGCCCTCGACGCCTCGCGGCGGCCGCTGCAACCCCGTGTTCTACAACTCCATCTCCTACAGGGTGGACCACGCCTCTTGCAGCTCCCGCGGCGCGTCGTCACACGCCTCCCCCAGCAGCGGGGCTCTCTTTCTGGGAGAGAACGACCCTCACGCCAGGAGGAAGTCGTTATAG